DNA sequence from the Candidatus Neomarinimicrobiota bacterium genome:
ACCAGAGAAGAATCGCTCAATGTTTTTCTTGAAGCATCGTTAGAGTGGACCAAAGCTACATGGAAAGAGCTTTTGCAGAAGGAACTAGGCCCGATGCCGGAAGAATACAGAAAAGACGAAAAACAATGATTTTTTTCGGTGGTGCTGAGCTTTGATTTCACTAGTTCCTAACAGATTTTTTTGCCGTGCTAAGCACTATTTTCAAGAATCGTTTGATGAGAACAAATGTTGTGGGCATATTTATGGTTTTCTAAGATCTTTACTGGGCATCTCCTTTACATTCTGCACACTGATGCCTCTTCCACCAGCCCACGCAATTGGATACTTCTTCTCATATTTTTGTGAAAGCAGCGGACCATTCTTAATAATATTGAGCGGTTCTCACAGCAAGACCATTTACTCTACTCTGTGTAAGATGAAAGGCAACATCGATGCTGTTGAAACACGTTCGGAAGACAGCGCCGATGTTCTTCAAAGTGCGTTGAAAAAAAGCCGTACAGAGCAGTTATCTGCTCTCATGTCGAGCCTGAAACTGGTGTTTTGAGTCCCATTGATGAAATAGCGTCTATCTGTAAGGACAGTGGCATTGTTTTGCTTGCCGATCTGTCGTACAGCGCTGGTGTTGAGGACTTGGGTTTTGTTAAGAGATTCGCACCGGGTATCGTACTTGTGCCAAGTTGGGAGGGTTTGGAAAGTGAAGCTGGGATTTCTTCGCTGCTCGTTAGCGAAGAAGCTGCGAGACAATTGAAAGTGAAAGGACTCGCATCTGAGGGGAAGATACTTCTCAGTGATAGAAATTTCAACTTTTCTTCGTTGCTGCTATCCGAATTCGAATCAGGTCTTTCTGATGTGGTGAATCAAGGCGTTATTAGAAGAATCAAAAGATTCAGAAAAGTTGCTTCCATAATCGATGATTCACTCGAAAGAATGGGGTTTGAAATATGCGCAAAAGGGGGATCTCGTGCAAGTAGTGTGACAGTCATCAAGCACGGCGGTGTGAGAATCACCGATCTGGTCGCGTTTATGAAGTCAAAGTATGAGCTGGAATTGCTTGAGGGAACTTTGTTTGATAGATTTGCCGAATGTGCCACTGCTTTTCATTCGAGTACTCTTAAAACGTCGCTCGGTATAATCACAGGGCTTTTGTTTGGGTTAGAAGATTTTTTGAGAAATTCTGGGTTTGATATTCCATTTGGTATTTCTTTGCAGAGTGTGAAGAGTATAACAGATTTCTGTGGTTGAAAAGGTGGCGTATTTGAAGAGAGAAGCTCTTTTCTGGGAAAGATACGATTCGAACACAGTTAGATGTCTGTTGTGTCCTCACAATTGTCTGCTAAAAGAAGAACAATCTGGAATTTGTAACAGCAGAAAAAATGAAAATGGAACACTTGTGAGTTTGAATTACGGAGATGTCGTTGTGAAGAAAGTTGACACGCTTGGAAAAAGGCTTCTGTTCTATGGAAATCATGAAGATCCAGTTCTTTCGTTGGGTAGCTGGGGATGCAACCTATGCTGTGATTGGTGCTACAATTGGGAAATTGCAAGATTAAAGCCTTTGCACCTTGTGAAAAAATATTCACCCGAAGAAATTCGCAATGAAGTACTGTACTTGAGAAAAACAAAAGGTGTGCAAACTATTGTTTTTACCTACAACGAACCTCTCGTCTGGGTAGAATTCATTATCGATATTTGTGAAATCCTTAAATCGGGTATCGATATTGTCCTAAACACAAATCTTCATGTAAATGAAGAACCTTTATTGAGAATCATTCCGTTTATATCAGCGCTCAACATAGACTTGAAGGCATTTAGTAGCTTTAAATACGCCTTGGGACCAAAGGGACACTTTGATGCAGTTTTGAAAAACCTGAAACTGTGTGTAGAACACGGCAAATATGTGGAAGTGACATTCCCCCTGATAAAAGGATTTAATGATGATG
Encoded proteins:
- a CDS encoding radical SAM protein, whose translation is MKREALFWERYDSNTVRCLLCPHNCLLKEEQSGICNSRKNENGTLVSLNYGDVVVKKVDTLGKRLLFYGNHEDPVLSLGSWGCNLCCDWCYNWEIARLKPLHLVKKYSPEEIRNEVLYLRKTKGVQTIVFTYNEPLVWVEFIIDICEILKSGIDIVLNTNLHVNEEPLLRIIPFISALNIDLKAFSSFKYALGPKGHFDAVLKNLKLCVEHGKYVEVTFPLIKGFNDDADEFEDLVAFLCEISSEIPLQIRKGYPTYRHFENSPSEDKLQYFRAIASKYLKHVELVFEEQ